GTGGCTCACGAGCGCCGACCGCGGCCTCGACGACGCGGCGGTCGCCGACCTCGCGACGCAGACGGGCGTGCCGATGGATGCGTCGACGATGCAGGTCGTGCACTCCGACTTCACCGTCGGGGGCTGAGCCCGCGCCTCAGGCGTCGATCGCGCGCCGCAGGTACTGGATGCGGTCGCGCAGCTGCTGCATCGACGCCTTCGCGACCTCGGGGCCGCCGCACACGCGTCGCGCCTCGGCGTGCACCATGCCGTGCGTCTGCTTGCGCTTCTTCGCGACGATCGACACGAGCGCGTTGAGCAGCTGCCGATCCTCGCGCAGCGAGCGGAACAGCGCGTCCGGCTGCGGCTGCACCGGCTTCTCGGCGATGCGCGACGCCTGCCTGCGCTGGCGGCGCTGCAGCATCTCCGACACCTCCTCGGGCTCGAGGATGCCGGGGATGCCGATGAAGTCGAGCTCCTCGTCGGTGCCGGGCTCGACGAGCTGGCCGAACTCCTGGTCGCCGAACAGCACCTTGTCGAACGTGGCGGCCGACGAGAGCGGCTGCCACGTGAAGGGCGCCTCCTCGCGGTCCTCCTTGTCGGGCTTCTCGGCCGCCTCCATGAGGGAGTCGTCGAGCAGCTCGTCGTCGTCGGTCGGCTTGCCGAGGGCGTGGTCGCGCTGCCGCTCGAGCTCGGCGGCGAGCTGCAGCAGCACGGGCACCGACGGCAGGAACACCGTCGCGGTCTCGCCCCGGCGGCGCGATCGCACGAAGCGGCCGATGGCCTGCGCGAAGAACAGCGGCGTCGCCGACGACGTCGCGTACACGCCCACCGAGAGGCGCGGCACGTCGACGCCCTCCGACACCATGCGCACGGCGACCATCCACCGCGACTCGGCCGCCGAGAACTCCTCGATGCGCGCGCTCGCGCCCGCATCGTCCGACAGCACGACCGTGACCTTCTCGCGGCACAGCCCCTCGAGGATCTGCGCGTACTGGCGCGCCTGCGCCTGGTCGGTCGCGATCACGAGCCCGCCCGCGTCGGGCACGAGCTCGCGCACCTGCGTGAGGCGCGCATCCGCGCTGCGCAGCACCTGCTGGATCCACGTGCCGCCCGGGTCGAGCGCCGTGCGCCACGCGGCCGACGTGATGTCCTTCGCGTCCTCGTGGCCGAGGGTCGCGCGCATCTGCTCGCCCATCGACGTGCGCCACTCCATCGTGCCCGCGTACGCCATGAACAGCACGGGGCGCACGACGTGGTCGGCGAGCGCGCGGGCGTAGCCGTAGTCGTAGTCGGTGGCCGAGTAGCGCACGCCGTCGGCGGCGGGCGCGTACTCGACGAACGGGATGGGCGCGTCGTCGCTGCGGAACGGGGTGCCCGTGAGCGACAGACGGCGGGTGGCGGGCGCGAACGCCTCGCGCACCGCGTCGCCCCACGAGAGGGCGTCGCCCGCGTGGTGCACCTCGTCGAGGATCACGAGGGAGTCGGCCGAGCGCGTCATGCGCTCGTGCAGCGCGGGGCGGGCGGCGACCTGCGCGTACGTCACGGCGACGCCGTGGTAGTGCCTGGCGGCCTCGCCGTGGGCGTTGCGGAACTCGGGGTCGAGGCGGATGCCGGCGCGCGCGGCGGCGTCGGCCCACTGGGTCTTGAGGTGCTCGGTCGGTGCGACGACCGTGACGCGGCGCACGGCCCCGCGACGCAGCAGCTCGGAGGCGAGGCGCAGCGCGAACGTCGTCTTGCCTGCGCCGGGCGTCGCGGCGGCGAGGAAGTCGCGCGGCTCGCGCTCGAAGTACTTGGTCAGCGCCTCCTGCTGCCACGCACGCAGCGTCTGCGTCGTGCCCCACGCGGCACGCTCTGGATACGCGGGGCTCAGGTGGTCGGCGGCCCACGAACCGTAGTGCTGGGGCTCGCTCGACATGACGGTCCACGGTAGCCGCCGCATCCGACACGACACGAACGCGCGGCGCCTGCGATCCCAGCGTGCTCGCACGGGTGCGGCGTAGCATCCGCAGCATGCACTTCCCCATCGGACTGCTCGCCATCGCGGTGGCCATCTCGATCGCCGCGTGGCGCACGCGTCCGCGCTGGTGGGTCGTGACGATCGGCGCCCTGATCGTCATCGGCCTCGTGTGGAGCGTGCTCGGCATCCTGGGCATCACGGTGACGTTCGGCGGCATCGTGCTCGCGACCGTGGGGTGGATCTACCTGGGCCTCTGCATCGTGTCGATGCTCGCGGCGCTGCTCGTGCTCGAGCGACGCGGACCGAACGGCGAGGAGGCCCCGCCGCTCATCGGCGACAACCCCTTCGACGGCGACACGAACGACGCCGACGACCCGACGCCGACGCGCGACCTGCCGTAGCCACGCGCGCTCGTCGGTCGTTGCGTCTTGCAGGCGATTCCGCCTCTTGAGGGGAATGCTCCCTTGAGAGGCGGAATCGCCTGCGAAACGCAGACGGGGTGGCGTCAGGCGCCGGGCGTCGCGTCGTACGTCAGCCAGCGCGTCCTCGTCGCGACGCGGTCGTAGAGGCGCTGCGCCGTCACGTTGTCGTCGGCGGTGATCCAGCGCACGACGGATGCGCCCTCGAGCGCCGCGATGCCGCCGAGGTGCGCGATGAGCGCGTGCCCGACGCCCGTGCCGCGCACCGACTCGGCGGCGTAGAGGTCGTCGAGCCACACGCCGACCGTGCCGGTCGACGGCCGCGCGAAGCGGCGGTGGTGAGCGATGCCGACGAGCGCGCCGTCGGCCTCGGCGACGAGCCCGCGCACCTCGTGGTCGGCATCCGCGAGCCACGACCACACGCGATCGACGACCGCCTCGTCGGCCTCGAGCCGGTAGAACTCGCGGTACGCGCGGAACAGCGTCGCCCACTGCTCGCGGTCGTCGGGGCGCACGGGTCGGATCGTCACTGCCATGCCTCGATGCTGCCAGCCCACAGCCGGCGCCTGCGCGGCTTCGCTACCATCCACGCGACGGAAGGTGGCGCGATGTCCGACCCCGAGATCCCCAGCGAGATGCCCCCGGTGACGCCCGAGTTCCAGGCGGACCTCGACCAGTTCACGAAGGGCCAGCTCGACGAGGAGCAGCTCGTCGAGCGCTACATGGAGCGCCTCGGCTACGGCGACCTGTGGCGCCAGCAGCAGCGCCTCGCGCCGGGCGAGCTGCCCGAGTAGCGCGCTCCCCGTCCGCCTCCAGCGGACCCGCGCATCCGACGCGCCCGGGCTGCGAGAGGATGGGCGGGATGCACATCGCCTATCCGGCCGACCTGCCGGTCTCCGCGCGGCGCGACGAGATCGCGGCCGCCATCGAGGCGAACCAGGTCGTGATCGTCGCGGGCGAGACGGGCTCGGGCAAGTCGACGCAGCTGCCGAAGATCTGCCTCGACATCGGGCGCACGGCCATCGCGCACACGCAGCCGCGCCGCATCGCCGCTCGCACGATCGCGGAGCGCGTCGCCGAGGAGCTGCAGGTCGAGCTCGGCGCCGAGGTCGGCTACCAAGTGCGCTTCACCGACAAGGTCTCGGCCGACACGAAGGTCGCCGTCATGACCGACGGCGTGCTGCTGAACCGCATCCACCGCGATCCGGACCTCACGCAGTACGACACGATCATCATCGACGAGGCGCACGAGCGCTCGCTCACGATCGACTTCCTCGTCGGCTACCTGCAGCGCCTCCTCCCCCGCCGTCCCGACCTGCGCGTCATCGTGACGTCGGCGACGATCGACCCCGAGTCGTTCTCGCGCCACTTCGGCGGCGCGCCGATCATCGAGGTCTCGGGCCGCACCTACGGCGTCGACGTGCGCTACCGCCCGCTGACGCGCGAGGCGATGTCGGACGACGACGACGACAGCGACGACGCGCACGACGACGTCGACCCGATCGACGGCATCCACGACGCCATCCAGGAGATCTGGCGCGACGACGAGGGCGACGTGCTCGTGTTCCTCTCGGGCGAGGCCGAGATCCGGGATGCGCAGGATGCGCTCGCGGGCCGCCTCGGCGCGGGCGTCGAGATCCTCCCCCTCTACGGGCGTCTGTCGGCGGCCGAGCAGCACCGCGTCTTCGAGCGCCGCCCGGCAGGCGTGCGGCGCCGCGTCGTGCTCGCGACCAACGTCGCCGAGACGAGCCTCACGGTGCCGGGCATCCGCAACGTCGTCGACACCGGCACCGCCCGCATCTCGCGCTACTCGACGCGCGCGAAGGTGCAGCGGCTGCCGATCGAGGCCATCAGCCAGGCCTCCGCCAACCAGCGCTCGGGCCGTGCGGGCCGCGTCGCGCCCGGCATCGCCATCCGCCTCTACGCCGAGGAGGACTTCGCGAAGCGGCCGGCGTTCACCGACCCCGAGATCCTGCGCACGAACCTCGCGTCGGTCATCCTGCAGGCCGCGACGCTCGGCCTCGGCCCGCTCGAGGACTTCCCCTTCCTGCAGCCGCCCGAGCGCCGCGCGATCGCCGACGGCACCGACCTGCTGCGCGAGCTGCAGGCCATCGAGCGCTCGGGCGCCGTCACGCGCGTCGGCCGCAGCATCTCGCGCCTCCCCGTCGACCCGCGCTTCGCGCGCATGGTGCTCGCGGGCGTGGAGCACCACGTCGCCGACGCCGTCATCCCGATCGTCGCGGCGCTGTCGATCCAGGATCCGCGCGAGCGCCCGCTCGAGCATCGGGCGCGCGCCGACCAGCTGCACGCGCGCTTCGCCGACCCCACCTCCGACTTCATCTCGCTGCTCAACCTGTGGCGCTACCTGCGCGAGCAGCAGCGGCAGCGCTCGGGCAACCAGTTCCGCCGCATGTGCCGCGACGAGCACCTCAACTTCCTGCGCGTGCGCGAGTGGCAGGACGTCGTGCGGCAGCTCGAGCGGTCGCTGCCGAGGGATGCGCAGCCGTCGGGCTCGCGGGGTGGTGGAGGCCGCGGCCGCGGGTCGGAGACGAGCGCCGAGCCGTTCTCGACGAGCGCGACCGAGATCCACAAGGCGCTGCTCGCCGGACTGCTGAGCCAGATCGGCGTGCGGGATGCCGAGAAGCGCGACTTCGTCGGCGGCCGCGGCACGCGGTTCCACATCCATCCGTCGTCGACGCTGTCGAAGAAGCAGCCGCAGGCTGTCATGGCCGCGGAGCTCGTGGAGACGTCGCGGCTGTTCGCGCGCGTCGTCGCCGGCATCGACCCCGCGTGGGCCGAGCCGCTCGCCGGCGACCTCGTGAAGCGGCAGTGGTTCGAGCCGCGCTGGTCGAAGCGCGACGGCGCCGCGATCGCGACCGAGCGCGTCACGCTCTACGGCGTGCCGATCGTGCCGCAGCGGCGCATCCAGCTGTCGCGCGTCGATGCGCTGCTCGCGCGCGACCTCATGATCCGCCACGGCCTCGTCGCCGGCGAGTGGCAGGTGCGCGAGCGCTTCCTCACCGCCAATCGCGAGCTCATCGCCGAGATCGAGCGGCTCGAGGAGCGCCAGCGCCGCCGCGACCTGCTGCTCGACGACGAGCGCATCGTCGAGCTGTACGACGCGCGCATCCCCATGCACGTGACGGATGCGCGAGGCTTCCAGCGCTGGTGGCGCGAGACGCGCAGCGCGACGCCCGACCTGCTGACGTTCACGCGCGACGACCTGCTGGGGCGCGAGGAGGGGCCGGCCGAGGACCAGTACCCGACGACGTGGCGGCAGGGCGACCAGACGCTGCGCCTGTCGTACCGGTTCGAGCCGGGCGCCGACGACGACGGCCTCACGGTGCACGTGCCCATCGCGCTGCTGCCGCGCCTCACGCCCGCCGGCTTCGACTGGCTCGTGCCCGGCATGCGCGAGGAGCTGCTCACCGCCATGATCAAGGCGCTGCCGAAGCACGTGCGCCGCCACGTCGTGCCCGCGGGCGACTGGGCGCGGTCGATGCTCGTCGACCTGCCGGCCGCGCCGACCGGGGAGCCGATCGCGCAGGTGCTGGCCGACCGCATCCGCGCCACGGCGCACACGCCCGCGGATGCGTCGGACGTCGAGTGGGCGCGCGTGCCCGGCCATCTGCTGCCGCGCTTCGTCGTCGAGGGCGCGAAGGGCAAGGTGCTCGGCGCCGGGCGCGACCTACCGGCGCTGCAGGCTCGCCTCGCGCGGCAGGCGACCGTCGAGGTCGCCGCCGTCGTCACGCACGACCTCGAGCGCACCGGGGTCGATGGATTCGAGGCCGATCTGCCGCGCTTCGTCGACGTGCGCCAGGGCCAGGGCACCGTGCGCGCCTACCCCGGGCACCGGCTCGCGAAGGGCGGCCGCGTCGACGTGGCGCTGTTCTCGACCGAGGCCGAGCGCGACGCCGCCGAGCACGCCGCCGTGCGCCGCATGCTCGCCGACGCCGTGCAGTCGCCGCAGTCGTACGTGCAGGCGAACCTGTCGAACGCCGAGCGGCTCGCGCTCGGCGCCTCCCCGTACCCGTCGACGGCGCGGCTGTTCGACGACGTGCTGCTGGCGATCGTCGACGAGGAGCTCGCCCTGGGCGGGTCGGTGCGGTCGCCGCAGGACTTCGCGCGCATCCGCACGGCCGTGTCGCTGGGGCTCGTGGAGCGGATGTTCGACGTCACGGCGCGCGTCGCTGCGGTGCTGACGGCGGCGCGGGCGGCGGATGCGGCGATCCGCGACGTGTCGTCGCTCGCGTTCATGGCGCAGCTCGCCGACGCCCGGGCGACGCTCGAGGGGCTCGTGCACGACGGGTTCATCGTCGCCGCGGGCGTCTCGCGGCTGTCGCGCCTGACCGTGTACGTGAAGGCCGTCGAGCATCGCGTGCGACGCCTGCCCGAGACGGCGCACCGCGACGTGCAGTGGATGGCGGAGGTCTCCGATGCAGTTGCCGCCCTGCGCGCCGCCGGCGGCGCGATCCCCCTCCCCTCGACGGCGGCGCAGCCGCTCGTCGAGGCGCGCTGGATGATCGAGGAGCTGCGCGTGAGCCTCTTCGCCCAGACGCTCGGCGCCCGCGGCCCCGTGTCGGTGCAGCGCATCCGCCGCGCCCTGCAGAGTTGAGGGTTTCGGCCCGATGTGAGGTCGCATCGGGCCGAAACCCTCAACTCCGTGGCCCGGGGACGCGGGGGCGGCGCGGGGCGATTCCCGCTGTGATGAGCGGGGCGACGCGCGACCACCCGGCCGGGTCGACCGTGGGCGCCGGGTCTGCGACGACGTCGGAGGCTGCGCCGAGGATGCGCGTCGCGCCGGGCTCGTCGGACCAGGGCTGCCAGCCCGGGTCGCCGCCCGTGGCGAAGGCGACCATCGCGCCGTGCACCGCGTCGGCGAGCGATTGCGGGGCGTCGACGCCGACGAGGTGGTCGGCGTGCGCGTCGCCGAGCGCGTCGAACGCGAACGGCACGTCGACGCAGTGCACGGCGCCGCCACGCGTCGGCGACGCCCAGTCGAAGCGGTACGCCCACGTGTCGGCGCCCTCGGCGAGCGCAGCCGGCACGCGCTCGCCCGCCCGCACCGCCGCATCCGGATGCTCGAGCGTGCGCCGCGCGCGCACGCTCGGATCGGATGCGTGCTCGCGCGCATGCGCGGCACCCACGACGGCGCCGCCGAAGATGACGTCGGAGAGGTAGCGGCACGCGAGCGCGCCCGCGCCGGCGCGGGCGGCGTCGGGATTGGCGGCGACGTACGCGCGCCGCGTCGCGGCATCGACGTGCGCGGCGCCGAGCGTGACGCTGCTCGGGATCGCCCGCAGCGCGCCGGTCGCGCCGTGCAGCCAGCGCGGCACGAGCGCCTCGGTGAGCGCGAGCTCGTCGTGCATCGCGCCGACGACGAGCGGCACCGTCGCGCCCGCGCCGGCGGCGAGCGCCTCCATCGTCGGTCGCTCGACGAGCTCGCCGTCGACGACGGGGCCGATCGCGAGCAGCTCGTCGGCGAGGCGGTACAGGCCACGGCCAGCGCCGCGACGCGCCTTCGGCTGCGCGCGCAGCACGTCGCGCTCGGTCGTGCGCCGCATGGTCTCGAGCAGCGGCACGCCGCCGTGCGCGCCGATGCCGAGGCGGTCGCCGAGCCGTGCTGCGAGGGCGCGGGCCGTCTGCTCGGGCACGTCGGCGAGCGCCGGGGATGCTGCCCAGGCCCGCGCGAACAGGCCCTCGGCGGCGCGCATCCCGAGCAGCGTGAGCACGGCGCCGCCGCCCGCCGACTGCCCCGCCACCGTCACGCGCGACGGGTCGCCGCCGAACGCGCCGACGTGCCGTTGCACCCACTCGAGCGCGGCGAGCCAGTCGCGCACGCCGCGGTTCTGCGGCACGCCCTCGATCCAGCCGAAGCCGTCGAAGCCGAGCCGGTACGAGACGAGCACCGTGACGACGCCGTCGCGCGCGAACGTGCCGTTGCCGTACCAGGGGCTCGCGGGCGAGCCGGTCGTGTAGCCACCGCCGTGGATCCACACGAGCACCGGCAGGTTCGCGTCGGGGCTCGGGTCGGGGGTGAGCACGGTGACGTGCAGGGTGTCGTCGCCGTCGACGCTCGGCTCGGGGATGAGCGCGCGCGGGTCGCCGATGCGCTGCGGCGTCGCGCCGTTCGCGGTGGCGTCGCGGATGCCGTCCCACGGCGCCTTCGGCACCGGGGCCCGGAAGCGTCGCGCGCCCGTCGGCGCCTCGGCGTACGGGATGCCGCGGAAGGCGGCGACCTGCGCGGTCTCGCGGCCGTGGGCGCGGGAGCTCGGCGAGCCGACGGTCTCCCACCGGCCGCGCACTCGGCCCGAGGGCGTGGGGATGACGAGGTCGCGAGCGCCGCCCGCGCCCGCATCCGTCCGCTCGCTGCTCACCCGCTCGACGCTACGCATCCCTCCTCTGCCGCGCCTGTGTCGCCGGTGCCGTGAGAGGGGTCACTTCCTGCCACTTCCTGCGGCGTGTCGTGGCATCGAGTGACCCCTCTTCGCACGGAAGCGACCACTCCGCGACAAGAAGTGACCCATCACCGGCAGGAGCGCCGCCGATAGGTTGGGACCGTGAGCGCCGTCATCGTCGACGTCCTGCGCACCGCATCGGGCAGGGGCAAGCCCGGCGGTGCCCTGTCCGCCTGGCATCCCGCCGCGCTGCTCGGCACGGTGATCGCCGAGCTCGTCGATCGGGCGGGCATCGACCCGGCGCTCGTCGACGACGTGTACGCGGGATGCGTGAGCCAGGTCGGGCAGCAGACGCAGAACGTCGCCCGCACCGCCGCGCTCGCCGCCGGCCTGCCCGTGACCGTGCCCGGCACGACGATCGACCGGCAGTGCGGCTCGAGCCAGCAGGCCATCCACTTCGCGCACGCCGCCATCGCGTCGGGGCTCGCCGACTGCGTGATCGCGTGCGGCGTCGAGCTCATGTCGACGCATCCCATCGGCTCCGCCGCCATCGGGCACGACCCGATCCCCGGCCAGGTGCACGGCCGCTTCCCCGGCCTCACGCACCAGGGCGTCGCCGCCGAGCTCGTCGCCGCACGCTTCGGCATCGGGCGGGATGCGCAGGACGAGTACGCCGCCCGCAGCCACGCCCGCGCCGCCGCCGTCGACTGGGGCGACGAGATCCTCACGGTCGCGGGCATCGACGGCGTCCACGGCGTCGACGAGACCATCCGCGCCGGCACGACGGTCGAGCGCCTCGCGACGCTGCAGCCCGCGTTCCGCACCGACGCGCTCGCGGCGCAGCATCCGGGCCTCGACTGGGCCGTCACCGCCGGCAACGCCTCGCCGCTCACCGACGGCGCCTCGGCCGTGCTCGTCACGAGCGAGGCATTCGCCGCCGCCCACGGGCTCACGCCGCGCGTGCGGATCGTCGACTCCGTCGCCGTCGGCTCCGACCCCGTCGAGATGCTGTCGGGCGTCATCCCCGCGACCGAGCGCATCCTCGACCGCCAGCGCATGCGCATCGACGACGTCGACCTCGTCGAGGTCAACGAGGCGTTCGCCTCCATCCCGCTCGCGTGGCTCGCCGCGATCGGCGGCGACGGCGACCGGCTCAACGCCCGCGGCGGCGCCATCGCCCTCGGCCACGCGCTCGGCTCGAGCGGCACGCGCATCATGACGACGCTCGTGCACGGCCTCGAGCGCTCGGGCACCCGCTACGGGCTGCAGACGATGTGCGAGGGCGGCGGCATGGCCAACGCCACGCTCGTCGAGCGGCTCTGACGCTGCTCGTTCCCGAGACCCACCCACCCAGCTCACGAGGAGGCTCCATGGACATCGCAGGCTCCAGCGCGCTCGTCACCGGCGGCGCGAGCGGACTCGGCGCCGCCACCGCCGCGATGCTGCGGGATGCGGGCGCTCGCGTCGTCGTCGCCGACATGCGCGCGGGCGACGACGAGGGCATCCACTACGTCGAGACCGACGTCACCGACGCCGACCAGGTGCAGAGCGCCGTGGATGCGGCGAGCGAGGCTGCGCCCCTGCGCATCGTCGTGCAGTGCGCGGGCATCGCGACCGCCGAGCGCACCGTCGGCAAGGAGGGGCCCCTGCCGCTCGAGCGGTTCTCGCGCGTCATCGCCGTCAACCTCGTCGGCACGTTCAACGTCGCACGGCTCGCGGCGGCGCGGATGCAGGAGACCGACGCCATCGGGGAGGAGCGCGGGGTGCTCGTGCACACCGCATCCGTCGCCGCGTTCGACGGGCAGGTGGGGCAGGCGGCGTACTCGGCGTCGAAGGGCGGCGTCGCCGCGATGACGCTGCCGCTCGCCCGCGAGCTCGCGCGCAGTCGGATCCGCGTCATGACGATCGCGCCCGGCATCTTCCGCACGCCGATGATGGCGGGGCTGCCCGAGGCGGCGCAGGCGTCGCTCGCCGAGCAGATCCCGCATCCCTCGCGCCTCGGCGACCCGTCGGAGTACGCGGCGCTCGTGCGGCACGTCGTCGAGAACCCGATGCTGAACGGCGAGACGATCCGCCTCGACGGCGCGATCCGCATGGCGCCGCGCTGACCCTGCCATCTCGATGACTGGTCGCAGTTGCACCACACTGGTCGCAGCTTCGGTGCAACTGCGACCAGTCATGCGTGCATCTCTGACCAGTGACGTGCATCTGTGACCAGTCATGGGGTAGGCCTGACTGCACCCAGCAGACGGCCAGGCACGGGATAGGCTCGCGGACATGCGCGCGTACGGGGAGGTCCTGCAAGCCCCCGGCGTCGCACGCATCATGACGGCGCAGCTCGTCGCCCGATTCCCGCAGGGCATGTACTCGCTCGGGCTGCTGCTGCACGTCGAGCGCACGTTCGACTCCTACGCCGCCGCGGGCCTCGTGCTCGCCGCCCTCTCGATCGGCCAGGGCGTCGCCGGTCCGCTCACGACGCGGTGGATGAGCCGTTGGGGCACGCGCCCCGTGCTGCTGCTCACGCTCGTCGTCGCCGCCGCGAGCATCCTCACGATCGCCCTGCTGCCGCTGAGCCTCATCGCCATGACGGGCATCGGCGCCATCGCGGGCCTCGCGATGCCGCCCATCACCCCCGCGGTGCGCACGCTCTATCCGACGATGGTCACGCAGCGGCTGCTCACGCGGCTCTTCAGCCTCGACGCGACGCTGCAGGAGATCATCTGGGTCGTCGGCCCCGTCGCCATCACGTTCATCTCGACGCAGGTCGGCACCGTCGAGGGCCTCGTGACGGCCGCGGCGGTGCAGCTGCTCGGCGGGCTGTGGTTCATCCTCTCCCCCGAGGTCGGCCGCATGCGCATCCCGCCGTCGGCGAAGCGCATCGGCGGCGTGCTGAAGAAGGTGCCGGTCGTGCTCGTCGTCGTCACGGGCATGCTGCTCATCGGCGGCTTCGCGGCATCGGAGGCCGCGGTCGTGTCGGTCTTCGGCCACGACGGCTTCGAGGCCGGCATGGTCATCGCGGCGAACGCGTTCGGCTCGCTCGTCGGCGGCCTCTCGCTCGGCGGCCTCACCATCCACCGTCGCTCGCTCGCGATCCGCATCGCCGTGTGCGCCGTCGGCTTCGGCCTCGCGTGCCTGATCCTCGACTTCTGGTGGCTCGCGCTCATGTTCTTCCTCGCGGGCATCGGCATCGCGCCGGCGCTGTCGGCGATGTCGTCGATCGTCGCGGCGACCGTGAAGTTCTCGGACACCCCCGAGGCGTACGGATGGATCGGGTCGGGCCAGCTGATCGGCGCGGCCGTGGGCTCGGCGGTCGCGGGCATCCTCATCGACTGGCAGGGCCCCATCGGCGGCTTCGCCGTCGCCTTCGTGCTCGCGAGCGCCGCCGCGATCGTCGCGTGGGTGCTGCGCGCGAGGCAGCCCGACCTCACGCAGGGCATCGGCGAGCCGCCCGAGACCGCACCGGTCGAGCTGCCCCGCTGACCCCTTGCGCGTCGCCCCGCGACGCGCGCACCGTGGAGGCATGGCCTCCCTCCGCGACCGCCTGCGCGGCCTGCCCGCGTTCCCCGACGACCTGCCCGTGCTCGACCCCGATGCCGTGCCCGCCGATCCGCTCGACCTCGTGCGCGCGTGGCTCGAGGATGCGATCGTCACGGGCGAGCGGCAGCCGCACGCCGTGACGTGCACGACGATCGACGACGCCGGCCGCCCCGCGAGCCGCACCCTCGTGATCAAGGACGTCGACGAGCGCGGCGTGCTCGTGGCGTCGTCGCTGTCGTCGCGCAAGGCGCATCACCTCGCGCAGCGGCCGTACGCGACGCTGCACGCATTCTGGCGACCGCTCGGCAGGCAGCTCGAGCTCGCGGGATCCGTCGTCGAGCTCGACGAGGCCGCCTCGCTCGCCGACTGGCGCGAGCGGCCCGGCTACGACGGCGTCGACGACCCGCGGTGGCGGGTCTGGGCCGTGCAGCCCGACCGCGTCGAGGCCATGCAGGCGACGCACGACCGGCGGCACGTGCGCGTCGAGTACCAGCGGCAGCGCGACGGCTGGCACCACTGGCGGCTCGAGCAGGGCGTCGGGCGGGGCTGAGACCCGCACCGGGCGAACGGAGTCGAGGTTTTCGGCCTCTTTTGACATCAAAAGAGGCCGAAGACCTCAATTCCTTGCCGGGCAGCCGATTGGGGGCATCCGCTGCCAGGATGGGTGCATGGTCGCCCAGCTGCCCCTGCTCGACGGCTCGAGCATCCCCGCGATCGGCCTCGGCCTCTACAAGGTGCCGCCCGCCGACACGGCACGGGTCGTGGCCGACGGCCTCGCGGCCGGGTACCGACTCATCGACGGCGCGCAGATGTACGACAACGAGGCCGCCATGGGTGCCGCGGTGCGCGAGAGCGGCATGCGCGACGAGCTGCAGGTCGTCACGAAGTTCTGGGGCGACCCCGTGCAGTCGTACGACGCCGTGCTCGCCGACTTCGCCGCATCAGAGCAGCGCATCGGCCTCGACGTGATCGACGGCTACATGATCCACTGGCCGCGCGCGCCGCGCGGCACGTTCGTCGAGACGTGGCGTGCCTTCCAGACGCTGCGCGACGAGGGTCGCGTGCGGTGGATCGCCGTGGCGAACTTCGGCGAGGCCGAGCTGCAGACCCTGCTCGACGAGACGGGCGAGTGGCCCGTCGTCAACCAGGTCGAGTCGCACCCGTGGCTGCCGCAGCACGACCTGCGCGCCTTCCATGCCGCGAACGGCATCGTCACGCAGGCGTGGAGCCCGCTCGGCCGCGGCCGCCTGCTCGACGACCCGACCCTCGTCGCGATCGCCGCCGAGGTGGATGCGACGCCCGCCCAGGTCGTGCTGCGCTGGCACCTGCAGCTCGGCGGTGCCGCGGCGCCCAAGTCGAT
The sequence above is a segment of the Agrococcus jejuensis genome. Coding sequences within it:
- a CDS encoding DEAD/DEAH box helicase — protein: MSSEPQHYGSWAADHLSPAYPERAAWGTTQTLRAWQQEALTKYFEREPRDFLAAATPGAGKTTFALRLASELLRRGAVRRVTVVAPTEHLKTQWADAAARAGIRLDPEFRNAHGEAARHYHGVAVTYAQVAARPALHERMTRSADSLVILDEVHHAGDALSWGDAVREAFAPATRRLSLTGTPFRSDDAPIPFVEYAPAADGVRYSATDYDYGYARALADHVVRPVLFMAYAGTMEWRTSMGEQMRATLGHEDAKDITSAAWRTALDPGGTWIQQVLRSADARLTQVRELVPDAGGLVIATDQAQARQYAQILEGLCREKVTVVLSDDAGASARIEEFSAAESRWMVAVRMVSEGVDVPRLSVGVYATSSATPLFFAQAIGRFVRSRRRGETATVFLPSVPVLLQLAAELERQRDHALGKPTDDDELLDDSLMEAAEKPDKEDREEAPFTWQPLSSAATFDKVLFGDQEFGQLVEPGTDEELDFIGIPGILEPEEVSEMLQRRQRRQASRIAEKPVQPQPDALFRSLREDRQLLNALVSIVAKKRKQTHGMVHAEARRVCGGPEVAKASMQQLRDRIQYLRRAIDA
- a CDS encoding GNAT family N-acetyltransferase — translated: MAVTIRPVRPDDREQWATLFRAYREFYRLEADEAVVDRVWSWLADADHEVRGLVAEADGALVGIAHHRRFARPSTGTVGVWLDDLYAAESVRGTGVGHALIAHLGGIAALEGASVVRWITADDNVTAQRLYDRVATRTRWLTYDATPGA
- the hrpA gene encoding ATP-dependent RNA helicase HrpA; amino-acid sequence: MGGMHIAYPADLPVSARRDEIAAAIEANQVVIVAGETGSGKSTQLPKICLDIGRTAIAHTQPRRIAARTIAERVAEELQVELGAEVGYQVRFTDKVSADTKVAVMTDGVLLNRIHRDPDLTQYDTIIIDEAHERSLTIDFLVGYLQRLLPRRPDLRVIVTSATIDPESFSRHFGGAPIIEVSGRTYGVDVRYRPLTREAMSDDDDDSDDAHDDVDPIDGIHDAIQEIWRDDEGDVLVFLSGEAEIRDAQDALAGRLGAGVEILPLYGRLSAAEQHRVFERRPAGVRRRVVLATNVAETSLTVPGIRNVVDTGTARISRYSTRAKVQRLPIEAISQASANQRSGRAGRVAPGIAIRLYAEEDFAKRPAFTDPEILRTNLASVILQAATLGLGPLEDFPFLQPPERRAIADGTDLLRELQAIERSGAVTRVGRSISRLPVDPRFARMVLAGVEHHVADAVIPIVAALSIQDPRERPLEHRARADQLHARFADPTSDFISLLNLWRYLREQQRQRSGNQFRRMCRDEHLNFLRVREWQDVVRQLERSLPRDAQPSGSRGGGGRGRGSETSAEPFSTSATEIHKALLAGLLSQIGVRDAEKRDFVGGRGTRFHIHPSSTLSKKQPQAVMAAELVETSRLFARVVAGIDPAWAEPLAGDLVKRQWFEPRWSKRDGAAIATERVTLYGVPIVPQRRIQLSRVDALLARDLMIRHGLVAGEWQVRERFLTANRELIAEIERLEERQRRRDLLLDDERIVELYDARIPMHVTDARGFQRWWRETRSATPDLLTFTRDDLLGREEGPAEDQYPTTWRQGDQTLRLSYRFEPGADDDGLTVHVPIALLPRLTPAGFDWLVPGMREELLTAMIKALPKHVRRHVVPAGDWARSMLVDLPAAPTGEPIAQVLADRIRATAHTPADASDVEWARVPGHLLPRFVVEGAKGKVLGAGRDLPALQARLARQATVEVAAVVTHDLERTGVDGFEADLPRFVDVRQGQGTVRAYPGHRLAKGGRVDVALFSTEAERDAAEHAAVRRMLADAVQSPQSYVQANLSNAERLALGASPYPSTARLFDDVLLAIVDEELALGGSVRSPQDFARIRTAVSLGLVERMFDVTARVAAVLTAARAADAAIRDVSSLAFMAQLADARATLEGLVHDGFIVAAGVSRLSRLTVYVKAVEHRVRRLPETAHRDVQWMAEVSDAVAALRAAGGAIPLPSTAAQPLVEARWMIEELRVSLFAQTLGARGPVSVQRIRRALQS